From the Pseudomonas sp. VD-NE ins genome, the window ATTTCTTCTCGGCCTGAGCCGGAATTCGCCAGGCACAAAAAATGGGCACCCGACCGCAATCGGTGTGCCCATTTTTTATTACGGTGTTCCCCCGCTATTCAGGGGATCCGCCGCAATTAAGGATTAACGCTGTCTTTCAACGATTTGCCTGGCTTGAACGCAACGGTGTTGCTGGCCTTGATTTTGACCGGTTCGCCGGTCTGCGGGTTTTTGCCGGTGCGGGCGCCGCGGTGGCGTTGCAGGAAGGTGCCGAAGCCGACCAGCGTGACGCTGTCCTTGCGGTGCAGAGCGCCGGTGATTTCTTCGAGAACGGCGTTGAGTACGCGGTTGGCCTGTTCTTTGGTCAGATCTGCTTTTTCAGCGATTGCAGCGGCGAGTTCTGGTTTACGCATTAGTGAAGCCCCTTTGACGGTTTTTTGTTGTTATGTCCGTGCTGTTCTCGTTGGAACAGCGCCCAAGGCGCCGCAGGCTCTACTCTGCGGCAGACGGGAGTGAGAATGGCACGCGGATACCGGCGGCGCCAGTCTCCCCGCGACCTTTGTAGGGGCAAAAGCGGGGTGATTCCGACAGAACGACCGGTATTTATGCCAGCAGGGCCGGAAGCTGTTTGTTCAGGGCGAGTTTTTCCATCACGGCTGCGCCGGTCAGCGCGTAACCGAGCAATTGGCCTTCGGCGCTGTGGCACAGGGCCTTGATGTCGGCGCCCTGCCCTTCAACCGTCCAGACACCTTCGCGGCCCCGTGGCGGTGGGGATACGACCAGCGGGCACACCGGGGTTTTCACGGTGATCGGCATCGGGCCGTAGCTCACGGCGGTCGGGTTTCCGGCGAGGGTTTGTGCCAGTGCTCGCGCACAGCTCATGAGGGGCATCACGTACAGCAGATTCAGCCCGTCGACTTCGGCACAATCACCCAAGGCGTAGATGTTGGCGTGGGAGGTTTTCAGATGGCGATCAACCACCACACCGCGATTGACCTGCACGCCGGCAGCCGCCGCCAGATCGATGCGTGGGCGCAGGCCGATGGCCGACACCACCACGTCGCAAGGAATGACCTGGCCGTCGGACAGATGCGCTTCGAGGCCGTCGGCGACTTTCTGCAATCGGGTCAGCACCGGGCCGAGGTGAAATTTCGCACCCAGGCTTTCCAGCCCGGCCTGCACCGCTGCCGCAGCGGCCGGGTGCAGCAGCATCGGCATGACTTGTTCGCACGGCGCCACCAGTTGCACTTCGTAGCCGCCA encodes:
- a CDS encoding HU family DNA-binding protein, which codes for MRKPELAAAIAEKADLTKEQANRVLNAVLEEITGALHRKDSVTLVGFGTFLQRHRGARTGKNPQTGEPVKIKASNTVAFKPGKSLKDSVNP
- a CDS encoding FAD-dependent oxidoreductase, with the translated sequence MSAPVVIIGTGLAGYNLAREFRKLDSETPLLLITADDGRSYSKPMLSTGFGKNKDADGLSMAEPGTMAEQLKAEVRTHTRISGIDAGHKRLWIGEEAVYYRDLILAWGAETVRVPIEGDGADLVFPINDLEDYARFRAAAAGKRRVLLLGAGLIGCEFANDLILGGYEVQLVAPCEQVMPMLLHPAAAAAVQAGLESLGAKFHLGPVLTRLQKVADGLEAHLSDGQVIPCDVVVSAIGLRPRIDLAAAAGVQVNRGVVVDRHLKTSHANIYALGDCAEVDGLNLLYVMPLMSCARALAQTLAGNPTAVSYGPMPITVKTPVCPLVVSPPPRGREGVWTVEGQGADIKALCHSAEGQLLGYALTGAAVMEKLALNKQLPALLA